Proteins encoded in a region of the Coffea eugenioides isolate CCC68of chromosome 4, Ceug_1.0, whole genome shotgun sequence genome:
- the LOC113769582 gene encoding S-type anion channel SLAH2-like isoform X2: protein MDKSEGINLTERDSSERLPSLIEHIAANKVAGFDNIKEKSELNYQPAAMCSHCLSPLSMGTVAAAADGQSDLSQTQRLHSVSISMPSTPAGNHSSNAKKPMPTGSTSDEVVANGKFPSHPEGPLRNPAINGLKDKRFDTFKTWSGKLERQISNLRGKNREDTHDSNPQENIEVESLPVDRYFDALQGPELDTLRPSEEIILPEDEQWPFLLRYSISSFGICLGVSSQAIMWKALATSASTKFLHISPDVNLALWCISVALVVIVSSIYFLKVIFYFEAVRREYYHPIRINFFFAPWIALLFLALGVPPSISEKLHATLWYILMFPIFCLELKIYGQWMSGGKRRLSKVANPSNHLSVVGNFVGALLGASMGLKEGPIFFFAIGLAHYMVLFVTLYQRLPTNETLPKELHPVFFLFVAAPSVASMAWANIQGSFDYGSRIAYFIAMFLYLSLAVRINFFRGFRFSLAWWAYTFPMTGAAIATIRYSNAVTNVVTKCLTVILCVTATLTVTALLVTTIIHAFVLRNLFPNDIAIAISQGKPKTTRRWFHRRSGSSDTTTKHIEHYLKFADSEEKDIEASNESAGKV from the exons ATGGATAAGAGCGAAGGAATTAACCTCACGGAGAGAGATTCTTCAGAAAGACTTCCTTCACTGATTGAACATATTGCTGCAAATAAAGTGGCTGGATTTGATAACATTAAGGAGAAGAGTGAGCTGAATTATCAACCAGCTGCCATGTGTTCTCATTGTTTAAGCCCCTTAAGCATG GGAACTGTGGCAGCAGCTGCAGATGGTCAGAGTGATCTTTCTCAGACTCAAAGACTGCATTCTGTTTCTATTAGCATGCCATCTACTCCTGCGGGAAATCATTCCTCAAATGCGAAAAAA CCAATGCCAACAGGTTCAACATCTGATGAGGTTGTCGCAAATGGCAAATTTCCAAGCCATCCAGAAGGTCCCCTTAGGAATCCTGCAATTAACGGACTAAAGGATAAAAGATTTGACACTTTCAAAACTTGGTCTGGGAAGCTTGAGAGGCAAATATCCAATTTACGTGGAAAGAACAGGGAAGATACACATGATTCCAATCCGCAAGAGAATATAGAAGTGGAGAGTTTACCTGTGGACCGGTACTTTGATGCCTTGCAGGGGCCTGAACTTGATACACTACGG CCTTCTGAGGAGATAATTCTTCCTGAAGATGAGCAGTGGCCCTTTCTTCTTCGCTACTCAATCTCTTCATTTGGTATCTGTCTTGGTGTTAGCAGCCAAGCCATTATGTGGAAAGCCCTTGCAACGTCTGCTTCCACAAAATTTCTGCATATAAGCCCCGATGTAAACCTAGCTTTGTGGTGCATATCGGTTGCTCTTGTAGTAATCGTCTCTTCCATTTACTTTCTGAAAGTGATTTTCTACTTTGAAGCAGTTCGGAGAGAATACTATCACCCGATCCGTATCAATTTCTTCTTTGCTCCATGGATAGCACTTCTTTTTTTAGCTCTAGGAGTTCCACCATCAATTTCTGAAAAGCTCCATGCAACTCTATGGTACATTCTTATGTTTCCAATCTTTTGTCTTGAGCTAAAAATTTATGGACAATGGATGTCAGGAGGAAAGAGGAGGCTTTCAAAGGTGGCCAATCCTTCAAATCATCTCTCAGttgttggaaattttgttgGGGCATTGCTTGGCGCATCCATGGGGCTAAAGGAAGGGCCTATTTTCTTCTTTGCTATTGGATTGGCTCATTACATGGTCTTATTTGTCACTCTCTACCAAAGACTTCCAACAAATGAGACACTTCCAAAGGAGCTTCACCCAGTATTCTTTTTGTTTGTCGCAGCACCTAGTGTTGCTTCTATGGCGTGGGCAAACATTCAGGGATCCTTTGATTATGGATCACGGATTGCTTACTTCATTGCTATGTTCCTCTATTTATCGCTG GCTGTTCGCATTAACTTTTTCCGAGGCTTCAG GTTTTCTTTGGCATGGTGGGCGTACACTTTTCCAATGACTGGAGCTGCCATTGCCACAATCAGGTATTCAAATGCGGTAACCAATGTAGTGACAAAATGTTTAACTGTGATACTATGTGTAACTGCAACACTCACAGTAACTGCACTACTCGTAACAACAATCATCCATGCTTTCGTGCTTCGAAACCTCTTTCCCAATGACATTGCCATTGCAATTAGTCAAGGAAAGCCTAAAACAACTCGACGATGGTTTCATAGAAGATCTGGCAGCTCTGATACTACTACTAAACATATTGAACACTACCTCAAGTTTGCAGATTCGGAAGAAAAAGATATTGAAGCTTCTAATGAGTCGGCAGGAAAAGTTTGA
- the LOC113769582 gene encoding S-type anion channel SLAH3-like isoform X4, with the protein MDKSEGINLTERDSSERLPSLIEHIAANKVAGFDNIKEKSELNYQPAAMCSHCLSPLSMGTVAAAADGQSDLSQTQRLHSVSISMPSTPAGNHSSNAKKVLFNDSNEIIFSNDVSNSAATTNYGGAAELKTTKFHSQPMPTGSTSDEVVANGKFPSHPEGPLRNPAINGLKDKRFDTFKTWSGKLERQISNLRGKNREDTHDSNPQENIEVESLPVDRYFDALQGPELDTLRPSEEIILPEDEQWPFLLRYSISSFGICLGVSSQAIMWKALATSASTKFLHISPDVNLALWCISVALVVIVSSIYFLKVIFYFEAVRREYYHPIRINFFFAPWIALLFLALGVPPSISEKLHATLWYILMFPIFCLELKIYGQWMSGGKRRLSKVANPSNHLSVVGNFVGALLGASMGLKEGPIFFFAIGLAHYMVLFVTLYQRLPTNETLPKELHPVFFLFVAAPSVASMAWANIQGSFDYGSRIAYFIAMFLYLSLAVRINFFRGFRFSLAWWAYTFPMTGAAIATIRFGRKRY; encoded by the exons ATGGATAAGAGCGAAGGAATTAACCTCACGGAGAGAGATTCTTCAGAAAGACTTCCTTCACTGATTGAACATATTGCTGCAAATAAAGTGGCTGGATTTGATAACATTAAGGAGAAGAGTGAGCTGAATTATCAACCAGCTGCCATGTGTTCTCATTGTTTAAGCCCCTTAAGCATG GGAACTGTGGCAGCAGCTGCAGATGGTCAGAGTGATCTTTCTCAGACTCAAAGACTGCATTCTGTTTCTATTAGCATGCCATCTACTCCTGCGGGAAATCATTCCTCAAATGCGAAAAAAGTACTCTTCAATGATAGTAATGAAATAATTTTCAGCAATGACGTTTCAAATTCTGCTGCTACAACCAATTATGGTGGTGCTGCAGAACTAAAAACCACAAAGTTTCATTCTCAGCCAATGCCAACAGGTTCAACATCTGATGAGGTTGTCGCAAATGGCAAATTTCCAAGCCATCCAGAAGGTCCCCTTAGGAATCCTGCAATTAACGGACTAAAGGATAAAAGATTTGACACTTTCAAAACTTGGTCTGGGAAGCTTGAGAGGCAAATATCCAATTTACGTGGAAAGAACAGGGAAGATACACATGATTCCAATCCGCAAGAGAATATAGAAGTGGAGAGTTTACCTGTGGACCGGTACTTTGATGCCTTGCAGGGGCCTGAACTTGATACACTACGG CCTTCTGAGGAGATAATTCTTCCTGAAGATGAGCAGTGGCCCTTTCTTCTTCGCTACTCAATCTCTTCATTTGGTATCTGTCTTGGTGTTAGCAGCCAAGCCATTATGTGGAAAGCCCTTGCAACGTCTGCTTCCACAAAATTTCTGCATATAAGCCCCGATGTAAACCTAGCTTTGTGGTGCATATCGGTTGCTCTTGTAGTAATCGTCTCTTCCATTTACTTTCTGAAAGTGATTTTCTACTTTGAAGCAGTTCGGAGAGAATACTATCACCCGATCCGTATCAATTTCTTCTTTGCTCCATGGATAGCACTTCTTTTTTTAGCTCTAGGAGTTCCACCATCAATTTCTGAAAAGCTCCATGCAACTCTATGGTACATTCTTATGTTTCCAATCTTTTGTCTTGAGCTAAAAATTTATGGACAATGGATGTCAGGAGGAAAGAGGAGGCTTTCAAAGGTGGCCAATCCTTCAAATCATCTCTCAGttgttggaaattttgttgGGGCATTGCTTGGCGCATCCATGGGGCTAAAGGAAGGGCCTATTTTCTTCTTTGCTATTGGATTGGCTCATTACATGGTCTTATTTGTCACTCTCTACCAAAGACTTCCAACAAATGAGACACTTCCAAAGGAGCTTCACCCAGTATTCTTTTTGTTTGTCGCAGCACCTAGTGTTGCTTCTATGGCGTGGGCAAACATTCAGGGATCCTTTGATTATGGATCACGGATTGCTTACTTCATTGCTATGTTCCTCTATTTATCGCTG GCTGTTCGCATTAACTTTTTCCGAGGCTTCAG GTTTTCTTTGGCATGGTGGGCGTACACTTTTCCAATGACTGGAGCTGCCATTGCCACAATCAG ATTCGGAAGAAAAAGATATTGA
- the LOC113769277 gene encoding NAC domain-containing protein 101-like, with protein MPVGYRFVPTDEELVKYYLANKVLYKPLPVKIIREIDAHDLYSKHPKCLVGNGTFNDNEREWFFFIYKDEYFLGKTRSTRMVGNGIGSPPHAKKTHWRMEEYRLQTEINGRNKQEDGV; from the exons ATGCCTGTTGGGTATAGATTTGTGCCCACTGATGAAGAGCTGGTCAAGTATTATCTGGCTAACAAAGTACTCTACAAACCTCTCCCGGTTAAGATCATCCGAGAAATTGATGCCCACGACCTCTATAGCAAACATCCCAAATGTTTAG TGGGAAATGGTACTTTTAATGATAATGAAAGGGAATGGTTTTTCTTCATATACAAAGAtgaatattttcttgggaaaACAAGATCAACTCGGATGGTTGGAAATGGGATCG GTTCTCCACCACATGCTAAGAAAACACATTGGAGAATGGAAGAATACAGATTGCAGACTGAAATTAATGGCAGAAATAAGCAAGAG GATGGAGTTTGA
- the LOC113769582 gene encoding S-type anion channel SLAH3-like isoform X3, whose protein sequence is MPSTPAGNHSSNAKKVLFNDSNEIIFSNDVSNSAATTNYGGAAELKTTKFHSQPMPTGSTSDEVVANGKFPSHPEGPLRNPAINGLKDKRFDTFKTWSGKLERQISNLRGKNREDTHDSNPQENIEVESLPVDRYFDALQGPELDTLRPSEEIILPEDEQWPFLLRYSISSFGICLGVSSQAIMWKALATSASTKFLHISPDVNLALWCISVALVVIVSSIYFLKVIFYFEAVRREYYHPIRINFFFAPWIALLFLALGVPPSISEKLHATLWYILMFPIFCLELKIYGQWMSGGKRRLSKVANPSNHLSVVGNFVGALLGASMGLKEGPIFFFAIGLAHYMVLFVTLYQRLPTNETLPKELHPVFFLFVAAPSVASMAWANIQGSFDYGSRIAYFIAMFLYLSLAVRINFFRGFRFSLAWWAYTFPMTGAAIATIRYSNAVTNVVTKCLTVILCVTATLTVTALLVTTIIHAFVLRNLFPNDIAIAISQGKPKTTRRWFHRRSGSSDTTTKHIEHYLKFADSEEKDIEASNESAGKV, encoded by the exons ATGCCATCTACTCCTGCGGGAAATCATTCCTCAAATGCGAAAAAAGTACTCTTCAATGATAGTAATGAAATAATTTTCAGCAATGACGTTTCAAATTCTGCTGCTACAACCAATTATGGTGGTGCTGCAGAACTAAAAACCACAAAGTTTCATTCTCAGCCAATGCCAACAGGTTCAACATCTGATGAGGTTGTCGCAAATGGCAAATTTCCAAGCCATCCAGAAGGTCCCCTTAGGAATCCTGCAATTAACGGACTAAAGGATAAAAGATTTGACACTTTCAAAACTTGGTCTGGGAAGCTTGAGAGGCAAATATCCAATTTACGTGGAAAGAACAGGGAAGATACACATGATTCCAATCCGCAAGAGAATATAGAAGTGGAGAGTTTACCTGTGGACCGGTACTTTGATGCCTTGCAGGGGCCTGAACTTGATACACTACGG CCTTCTGAGGAGATAATTCTTCCTGAAGATGAGCAGTGGCCCTTTCTTCTTCGCTACTCAATCTCTTCATTTGGTATCTGTCTTGGTGTTAGCAGCCAAGCCATTATGTGGAAAGCCCTTGCAACGTCTGCTTCCACAAAATTTCTGCATATAAGCCCCGATGTAAACCTAGCTTTGTGGTGCATATCGGTTGCTCTTGTAGTAATCGTCTCTTCCATTTACTTTCTGAAAGTGATTTTCTACTTTGAAGCAGTTCGGAGAGAATACTATCACCCGATCCGTATCAATTTCTTCTTTGCTCCATGGATAGCACTTCTTTTTTTAGCTCTAGGAGTTCCACCATCAATTTCTGAAAAGCTCCATGCAACTCTATGGTACATTCTTATGTTTCCAATCTTTTGTCTTGAGCTAAAAATTTATGGACAATGGATGTCAGGAGGAAAGAGGAGGCTTTCAAAGGTGGCCAATCCTTCAAATCATCTCTCAGttgttggaaattttgttgGGGCATTGCTTGGCGCATCCATGGGGCTAAAGGAAGGGCCTATTTTCTTCTTTGCTATTGGATTGGCTCATTACATGGTCTTATTTGTCACTCTCTACCAAAGACTTCCAACAAATGAGACACTTCCAAAGGAGCTTCACCCAGTATTCTTTTTGTTTGTCGCAGCACCTAGTGTTGCTTCTATGGCGTGGGCAAACATTCAGGGATCCTTTGATTATGGATCACGGATTGCTTACTTCATTGCTATGTTCCTCTATTTATCGCTG GCTGTTCGCATTAACTTTTTCCGAGGCTTCAG GTTTTCTTTGGCATGGTGGGCGTACACTTTTCCAATGACTGGAGCTGCCATTGCCACAATCAGGTATTCAAATGCGGTAACCAATGTAGTGACAAAATGTTTAACTGTGATACTATGTGTAACTGCAACACTCACAGTAACTGCACTACTCGTAACAACAATCATCCATGCTTTCGTGCTTCGAAACCTCTTTCCCAATGACATTGCCATTGCAATTAGTCAAGGAAAGCCTAAAACAACTCGACGATGGTTTCATAGAAGATCTGGCAGCTCTGATACTACTACTAAACATATTGAACACTACCTCAAGTTTGCAGATTCGGAAGAAAAAGATATTGAAGCTTCTAATGAGTCGGCAGGAAAAGTTTGA
- the LOC113769582 gene encoding S-type anion channel SLAH2-like isoform X1 has translation MDKSEGINLTERDSSERLPSLIEHIAANKVAGFDNIKEKSELNYQPAAMCSHCLSPLSMGTVAAAADGQSDLSQTQRLHSVSISMPSTPAGNHSSNAKKVLFNDSNEIIFSNDVSNSAATTNYGGAAELKTTKFHSQPMPTGSTSDEVVANGKFPSHPEGPLRNPAINGLKDKRFDTFKTWSGKLERQISNLRGKNREDTHDSNPQENIEVESLPVDRYFDALQGPELDTLRPSEEIILPEDEQWPFLLRYSISSFGICLGVSSQAIMWKALATSASTKFLHISPDVNLALWCISVALVVIVSSIYFLKVIFYFEAVRREYYHPIRINFFFAPWIALLFLALGVPPSISEKLHATLWYILMFPIFCLELKIYGQWMSGGKRRLSKVANPSNHLSVVGNFVGALLGASMGLKEGPIFFFAIGLAHYMVLFVTLYQRLPTNETLPKELHPVFFLFVAAPSVASMAWANIQGSFDYGSRIAYFIAMFLYLSLAVRINFFRGFRFSLAWWAYTFPMTGAAIATIRYSNAVTNVVTKCLTVILCVTATLTVTALLVTTIIHAFVLRNLFPNDIAIAISQGKPKTTRRWFHRRSGSSDTTTKHIEHYLKFADSEEKDIEASNESAGKV, from the exons ATGGATAAGAGCGAAGGAATTAACCTCACGGAGAGAGATTCTTCAGAAAGACTTCCTTCACTGATTGAACATATTGCTGCAAATAAAGTGGCTGGATTTGATAACATTAAGGAGAAGAGTGAGCTGAATTATCAACCAGCTGCCATGTGTTCTCATTGTTTAAGCCCCTTAAGCATG GGAACTGTGGCAGCAGCTGCAGATGGTCAGAGTGATCTTTCTCAGACTCAAAGACTGCATTCTGTTTCTATTAGCATGCCATCTACTCCTGCGGGAAATCATTCCTCAAATGCGAAAAAAGTACTCTTCAATGATAGTAATGAAATAATTTTCAGCAATGACGTTTCAAATTCTGCTGCTACAACCAATTATGGTGGTGCTGCAGAACTAAAAACCACAAAGTTTCATTCTCAGCCAATGCCAACAGGTTCAACATCTGATGAGGTTGTCGCAAATGGCAAATTTCCAAGCCATCCAGAAGGTCCCCTTAGGAATCCTGCAATTAACGGACTAAAGGATAAAAGATTTGACACTTTCAAAACTTGGTCTGGGAAGCTTGAGAGGCAAATATCCAATTTACGTGGAAAGAACAGGGAAGATACACATGATTCCAATCCGCAAGAGAATATAGAAGTGGAGAGTTTACCTGTGGACCGGTACTTTGATGCCTTGCAGGGGCCTGAACTTGATACACTACGG CCTTCTGAGGAGATAATTCTTCCTGAAGATGAGCAGTGGCCCTTTCTTCTTCGCTACTCAATCTCTTCATTTGGTATCTGTCTTGGTGTTAGCAGCCAAGCCATTATGTGGAAAGCCCTTGCAACGTCTGCTTCCACAAAATTTCTGCATATAAGCCCCGATGTAAACCTAGCTTTGTGGTGCATATCGGTTGCTCTTGTAGTAATCGTCTCTTCCATTTACTTTCTGAAAGTGATTTTCTACTTTGAAGCAGTTCGGAGAGAATACTATCACCCGATCCGTATCAATTTCTTCTTTGCTCCATGGATAGCACTTCTTTTTTTAGCTCTAGGAGTTCCACCATCAATTTCTGAAAAGCTCCATGCAACTCTATGGTACATTCTTATGTTTCCAATCTTTTGTCTTGAGCTAAAAATTTATGGACAATGGATGTCAGGAGGAAAGAGGAGGCTTTCAAAGGTGGCCAATCCTTCAAATCATCTCTCAGttgttggaaattttgttgGGGCATTGCTTGGCGCATCCATGGGGCTAAAGGAAGGGCCTATTTTCTTCTTTGCTATTGGATTGGCTCATTACATGGTCTTATTTGTCACTCTCTACCAAAGACTTCCAACAAATGAGACACTTCCAAAGGAGCTTCACCCAGTATTCTTTTTGTTTGTCGCAGCACCTAGTGTTGCTTCTATGGCGTGGGCAAACATTCAGGGATCCTTTGATTATGGATCACGGATTGCTTACTTCATTGCTATGTTCCTCTATTTATCGCTG GCTGTTCGCATTAACTTTTTCCGAGGCTTCAG GTTTTCTTTGGCATGGTGGGCGTACACTTTTCCAATGACTGGAGCTGCCATTGCCACAATCAGGTATTCAAATGCGGTAACCAATGTAGTGACAAAATGTTTAACTGTGATACTATGTGTAACTGCAACACTCACAGTAACTGCACTACTCGTAACAACAATCATCCATGCTTTCGTGCTTCGAAACCTCTTTCCCAATGACATTGCCATTGCAATTAGTCAAGGAAAGCCTAAAACAACTCGACGATGGTTTCATAGAAGATCTGGCAGCTCTGATACTACTACTAAACATATTGAACACTACCTCAAGTTTGCAGATTCGGAAGAAAAAGATATTGAAGCTTCTAATGAGTCGGCAGGAAAAGTTTGA